The proteins below are encoded in one region of Brassica napus cultivar Da-Ae chromosome A6, Da-Ae, whole genome shotgun sequence:
- the LOC111199058 gene encoding uncharacterized protein LOC111199058 produces MQIEDPTYLPQPIRDLVGKSLCFGVTLSSENVANGSDVFLVSQVCSGDKILQIESNSDPMTHVMDGSSITSGGEVYVSEKNSQNSSEGTSTPFSKHKEKDQLDQNSTSKKICSKSVKMEKIKDD; encoded by the exons ATGCAGATTGAAGATCCGACATATTTGCCTCAACCTATTCGAGATTTAGTTGGTAAATCTCTGTGTTTTGGTGTCACTCTTAGTTCTGAAAATGTTGCAAATGGATCAGATGTCTTTCTGGTTTCACAAGTTTGTTCTGGGGATAAGATTCTTCAGATCGAGTCAAATTCAGACCCCATGACTCATGTTATGGATGGTTCATCAATCACGTCTGGTGGAgag GTTTATGTGTCGGAAAAGAACAGTCAGAATTCATCTGAAGGAACCTCAACCCCATTCTCAAAGCACAAAGAAAAAGATCAACTTGATCAGAATTCGACTTCAAAGAAAATTTGTTCCAAGTCTGTCAAGATggagaaaattaaagatgattAG
- the LOC111198784 gene encoding probable pectinesterase/pectinesterase inhibitor 32 isoform X1, which translates to MIKLGGLVSSTFFLLLTLSLCSAQNDVFSSTGYVQIECLRVPPLEFAGAAKTAVDLVRKAGALVSKFDKKFGNSRMGHAILDCLDLLDSASEELSWIISASQNPNGKDNSTGDVASDLRTWISAALSNQDTCLDGFEGTNGIVKKVVAGGLSQVGKTIQNLLTMVHFSSKPKSMTNIAHKTTTAHSGFSKFPTWVRPGDRKLLQIDGLSTAADAVVAADGTGNFTTISEAVLAAPDYSTKRYVIHVKRGIYVENVEIKKKKWNIMMVGDGIDATVITGNRSFIDGWTTFRSATFAVSGRGFLARDITFQNTAGPEKHQAVAIRSDSDLGVFYRCAMRGYQDTLYAHTMRQFFRECIITGTVDFIFGDATAVFQDCQIKAKQGLPNQKNSITAQGRKDPNQPTGFMIQFCNITADTDLLPNLNTTATYLGRPWKLYSRTVFMQNYMSDVLKPEGWLEWNGNFALDTLYYAEYMNNGPGASIDLRVKWPGYHLLNTSADAINFTVAQFIQGNLWLPATGIKYTAGLAS; encoded by the exons ATGATAAAGTTAGGAGGACTGGTTTCATCGACCTTTTTCCTCTTACTGACCCTCTCTCTGTGTTCTGCCCAAAATGATGTTTTTTCTTCTACAGGGTATGTTCAAATTGAGTGCTTGAGAGTACCGCCGTTGGAATTTGCCGGAGCGGCAAAAACCGCCGTCGACTTAGTCAGGAAAGCCGGAGCTTTAGTGTCGAAATTCGACAAGAAATTTGGGAACTCACGAATGGGCCATGCCATTCTTGATTGCCTTGATCTTCTTGATTCTGCCTCTGAAGAGCTTTCTTGGATCATATCTGCCTCTCAAAACCCCAACG GTAAAGACAATAGTACAGGAGATGTTGCTTCGGATCTAAGGACATGGATAAGCGCCGCCCTTTCTAACCAGGACACCTGTCTAGACGGCTTCGAGGGCACTAATGGAATTGTCAAAAAAGTTGTGGCCGGTGGTCTAAGCCAGGTCGGTAAAACCATCCAAAATCTACTAACAATGGTTCACTTTTCCTCCAAACCAAAATCTATGACCAATATAGCCCACAAGACAACCACCGCTCATAGTGGCTTCAGTAAGTTTCCCACTTGGGTTAGACCCGGTGATCGGAAGTTGCTACAGATTGATGGCTTATCAACGGCGGCCGATGCAGTTGTAGCAGCAGATGGGACAGGAAACTTTACAACAATAAGCGAAGCAGTGCTGGCCGCACCGGACTACAGTACAAAAAGATATGTGATACATGTGAAAAGAGGTATATATGTCGAGAATGTCGagattaagaagaagaaatggaaCATTATGATGGTCGGGGATGGCATTGATGCCACCGTGATCACGGGTAACCGAAGTTTCATTGACGGTTGGACTACGTTCCGTTCTGCTACTTTTG CTGTTAGCGGAAGAGGATTTCTCGCACGGGACATAACGTTTCAAAACACTGCAGGACCAGAGAAACATCAAGCGGTTGCAATCCGGTCAGACTCAGATCTCGGAGTTTTTTATCGATGTGCGATGAGAGGTTATCAAGACACTCTCTACGCCCACACAATGCGTCAATTCTTTAGAGAATGCATTATAACAGGCACTGTAGATTTCATCTTCGGCGACGCTACAGCTGTATTTCAAGACTGCCAAATCAAAGCAAAACAAGGCCTACCAAATCAGAAAAACAGCATCACGGCTCAAGGACGTAAGGATCCTAACCAGCCAACCGGATTCATGATCCAATTTTGTAACATAACAGCTGATACAGACCTACTTCCAAACTTAAATACCACTGCTACTTACCTGGGTCGGCCATGGAAACTATATTCTAGAACAGTGTTCATGCAAAACTACATGAGTGATGTGCTCAAGCCCGAAGGATGGCTCGAATGGAACGGCAATTTTGCGTTGGACACGTTGTACTATGCCGAATATATGAACAACGGACCGGGGGCTAGCATTGACCTTCGTGTTAAGTGGCCAGGGTACCATCTGTTGAATACTTCGGCAGACGCTATTAACTTTACGGTGGCACAGTTCATACAAGGAAACTTATGGTTGCCTGCAACTGGTATCAAATACACTGCTGGTCTAGCTTCGTAA
- the LOC111198784 gene encoding probable pectinesterase/pectinesterase inhibitor 32 isoform X2: MIKLGGLVSSTFFLLLTLSLCSAQNDVFSSTGYVQIECLRVPPLEFAGAAKTAVDLVRKAGALVSKFDKKFGNSRMGHAILDCLDLLDSASEELSWIISASQNPNDNSTGDVASDLRTWISAALSNQDTCLDGFEGTNGIVKKVVAGGLSQVGKTIQNLLTMVHFSSKPKSMTNIAHKTTTAHSGFSKFPTWVRPGDRKLLQIDGLSTAADAVVAADGTGNFTTISEAVLAAPDYSTKRYVIHVKRGIYVENVEIKKKKWNIMMVGDGIDATVITGNRSFIDGWTTFRSATFAVSGRGFLARDITFQNTAGPEKHQAVAIRSDSDLGVFYRCAMRGYQDTLYAHTMRQFFRECIITGTVDFIFGDATAVFQDCQIKAKQGLPNQKNSITAQGRKDPNQPTGFMIQFCNITADTDLLPNLNTTATYLGRPWKLYSRTVFMQNYMSDVLKPEGWLEWNGNFALDTLYYAEYMNNGPGASIDLRVKWPGYHLLNTSADAINFTVAQFIQGNLWLPATGIKYTAGLAS; encoded by the exons ATGATAAAGTTAGGAGGACTGGTTTCATCGACCTTTTTCCTCTTACTGACCCTCTCTCTGTGTTCTGCCCAAAATGATGTTTTTTCTTCTACAGGGTATGTTCAAATTGAGTGCTTGAGAGTACCGCCGTTGGAATTTGCCGGAGCGGCAAAAACCGCCGTCGACTTAGTCAGGAAAGCCGGAGCTTTAGTGTCGAAATTCGACAAGAAATTTGGGAACTCACGAATGGGCCATGCCATTCTTGATTGCCTTGATCTTCTTGATTCTGCCTCTGAAGAGCTTTCTTGGATCATATCTGCCTCTCAAAACCCCAACG ACAATAGTACAGGAGATGTTGCTTCGGATCTAAGGACATGGATAAGCGCCGCCCTTTCTAACCAGGACACCTGTCTAGACGGCTTCGAGGGCACTAATGGAATTGTCAAAAAAGTTGTGGCCGGTGGTCTAAGCCAGGTCGGTAAAACCATCCAAAATCTACTAACAATGGTTCACTTTTCCTCCAAACCAAAATCTATGACCAATATAGCCCACAAGACAACCACCGCTCATAGTGGCTTCAGTAAGTTTCCCACTTGGGTTAGACCCGGTGATCGGAAGTTGCTACAGATTGATGGCTTATCAACGGCGGCCGATGCAGTTGTAGCAGCAGATGGGACAGGAAACTTTACAACAATAAGCGAAGCAGTGCTGGCCGCACCGGACTACAGTACAAAAAGATATGTGATACATGTGAAAAGAGGTATATATGTCGAGAATGTCGagattaagaagaagaaatggaaCATTATGATGGTCGGGGATGGCATTGATGCCACCGTGATCACGGGTAACCGAAGTTTCATTGACGGTTGGACTACGTTCCGTTCTGCTACTTTTG CTGTTAGCGGAAGAGGATTTCTCGCACGGGACATAACGTTTCAAAACACTGCAGGACCAGAGAAACATCAAGCGGTTGCAATCCGGTCAGACTCAGATCTCGGAGTTTTTTATCGATGTGCGATGAGAGGTTATCAAGACACTCTCTACGCCCACACAATGCGTCAATTCTTTAGAGAATGCATTATAACAGGCACTGTAGATTTCATCTTCGGCGACGCTACAGCTGTATTTCAAGACTGCCAAATCAAAGCAAAACAAGGCCTACCAAATCAGAAAAACAGCATCACGGCTCAAGGACGTAAGGATCCTAACCAGCCAACCGGATTCATGATCCAATTTTGTAACATAACAGCTGATACAGACCTACTTCCAAACTTAAATACCACTGCTACTTACCTGGGTCGGCCATGGAAACTATATTCTAGAACAGTGTTCATGCAAAACTACATGAGTGATGTGCTCAAGCCCGAAGGATGGCTCGAATGGAACGGCAATTTTGCGTTGGACACGTTGTACTATGCCGAATATATGAACAACGGACCGGGGGCTAGCATTGACCTTCGTGTTAAGTGGCCAGGGTACCATCTGTTGAATACTTCGGCAGACGCTATTAACTTTACGGTGGCACAGTTCATACAAGGAAACTTATGGTTGCCTGCAACTGGTATCAAATACACTGCTGGTCTAGCTTCGTAA